A stretch of the Malus sylvestris chromosome 10, drMalSylv7.2, whole genome shotgun sequence genome encodes the following:
- the LOC126587357 gene encoding protein PYRICULARIA ORYZAE RESISTANCE 21-like isoform X1 produces MGEKEKVTIMVLKVDLQCHKCYKKVKKVLCKFPQIRDQIYDEKQNQVVIKVVCCSPEKMRDKICCKGGSAIKSIEIKEPEKPKAPKDDGKPKAPKDDGKPKADGKPKDEGKPKADSKPKDEGKPKDDGKPKGDGKPKDDSTPKDDGKPKVGLLNPGPSSHVQACCMDCYQGHAAGPCHSGYSGGLASYIQYDGYYGRPVYDSYGGGNRGYCVTRPDCFSEENPSACTVM; encoded by the exons GTTACGATTATGGTGCTGAAGGTAGATCTTCAGTGTCACAAATGCTACAAGAAGGTTAAAAAAGTTCTTTGTAAATTCCCAC AAATACGAGACCAGATATACGACGAGAAGCAAAACCAAGTGGTTATCAAAGTGGTATGCTGCAGTCCAGAAAAGATGAGGGACAAGATTTGCTGCAAAGGTGGGAGTGCCATCAAAAGCATTGAGATCAAAGAGCCCGAGAAGCCCAAGGCACCCAAAGATGACGGCAAGCCCAAAGCACCCAAAGATGATGGCAAGCCTAAAGCTGACGGTAAGCCTAAAGATGAAGGCAAGCCTAAAGCTGACAGTAAGCCTAAAGATGAAGGTAAGCCTAAAGATGACGGCAAGCCTAAAGGTGACGGTAAGCCTAAAGATGACAGTACGCCTAAAGATGACGGTAAACCTAAAGTTGGCCTGCTAAATCCTGGACCCTCATCGCATGTCCAAGCGTGTTGTATGGATTGTTACCAGGGGCATGCAGCTGGGCCGTGCCACAGTGGTTATAGCGGGGGGCTAGCCTCGTACATCCAGTATGATGGTTACTATGGGAGGCCTGTGTATGACAGTTACGGTGGTGGCAACAGGGGGTATTGCGTTACCCGCCCTGACTGTTTCAGTGAAGAAAATCCCTCAGCTTGCACAGTCATGTAA